From a region of the Coffea arabica cultivar ET-39 chromosome 3e, Coffea Arabica ET-39 HiFi, whole genome shotgun sequence genome:
- the LOC113736992 gene encoding leucine-rich repeat receptor protein kinase HPCA1, translating into MAALWLLLFYLVMSARFRGIFSYTDPRDVAVLRSLKDQWQNTPPNWGKSDDPCGDPWEGVSCNNSRVTALGLSSMGLSGKLNGDIGGLTELISLDLSFNRGLTGSLSPRIGDLQNLSILILAGCSFNGNIPNELGNLAQLSFLALNSNNFTGGIPPSLGKLSHLYWLDLADNQLTGPIPVSSSMTETPGLDLLKKAKHFHFNKNQLSGPIPNALFSSDMVLIHVLFDANNLTGGIPSTIGYVQTLEVLRLDRNALTGKVPSDLNNLTNLVELNLAHNQLSGPFPNITEMISLNYVDLSNNSFQPSQSPAWFSTLASLTTLVVEYGSLEGMVPQKLFSLPQIQQVKLRNNAFNDTLDMGKTIGQQLQLVDLENNEIPYVTLGSGYQNTLVLLGNPVCDAGLAKTSYCQVKQQAEKPYSTSLANCASKSCPADKKISPQSCNCAYPYEGTMYFRAPSFRELSNDTLFQQLEMSLWVKLGLTPGSVSLQNPFFNVDDYLQVHLGFFPSVGEYFNRSEVQRIGFALSNQTYKPPKQFGPYYFIASPYTFGAERGNAISKTIITAIAAGCAILVVLLVGLGIYAVWQKRRAERAIGLSKPFASWGPSGKDSGGAPQLKGARWFSYDELKKSTNNFSEKNEIGSGGYGKVYRGMLPSGQVVAIKRSQQGSMQGGLEFKTEIELLSRVHHKNLVGLVGFCFEQGQQILIYEFMPHGTLRESLSGKSGIYLDWKRRLRVALGSARGLTYLHELANPPIIHRDIKSTNILLDENLTAKVADFGLSKLVCDGSKGHVSTQVKGTLGYLDPEYYMTQQLTEKSDVYSFGVVMLELVTVKQPIEKGKYIVREVRMAMDKNDEECYGLGNIMDPSIRNTTTLIGFGRFVDLAMRCVEESAADRPTMSEVVKELETILQNDGLNTNSISASSSATDFGMAKGAKHLYDVMPRKDVNSSDAFDYSGGYNISAKVEPK; encoded by the exons ATGGCAGCCCTTTGGCTGCTTCTCTTTTATCTTGTGATGTCTGCAAGATTTCGTGGCATCTTCTCTTACACGGATCCTCGTGATG TTGCTGTTCTTAGGTCTTTGAAAGATCAATGGCAAAATACACCACCAAATTGGGGCAAGTCTGATGATCCTTGTGGAGATCCTTGGGAAGGAGTCTCCTGTAACAACTCAAGGGTCACTGCATT GGGATTGTCAAGTATGGGATTATCAGGTAAACTCAACGGTGACATTGGAGGACTCACCGAATTGATATCCCT GGATCTATCATTCAACCGAGGCCTCACTGGTTCACTCTCTCCACGAATAGGAGACTTGCAAAATTTGAGTATACT AATCCTAGCTGGATGTAGCTTCAATGGAAATATACCAAATGAACTCGGGAATCTTGCACAGTTGTCCTTCCT GGCGCTTAACTCAAATAACTTCACTGGTGGAATACCACCTTCGCTAGGAAAGCTTTCCCACTTATACTGGCTTGATCTGGCAGATAATCAGTTGACAGGACCAATACCTGTTTCATCATCTATGACTGAAACTCCAGGGTTGGACCTGTTAAAAAAGGCAAAACACTT CCATTTCAACAAAAACCAGCTTTCTGGCCCAATTCCAAATGCACTTTTCAGCTCCGACATGGTGCTTATTCATGT ACTGTTTGATGCCAACAATTTGACTGGAGGAATCCCCTCAACAATAGGATATGTTCAGACACTTGAGGTTCT GAGGCTAGATCGAAATGCCCTGACTGGCAAAGTCCCATCAGACCTCAACAATCTCACAAATTTGGTGGAATT GAACTTAGCACATAATCAGTTATCAGGTCCATTTCCAAACATTACGGAAATGATTTCCCTCAACTATGT GGACTTGAGTAACAACTCTTTTCAACCATCACAATCTCCAGCCTGGTTCAGTACATTAGCGTCACTAACAACTTT GGTTGTTGAATATGGATCACTTGAGGGAATGGTGCCTCAGAAACTATTCAGTTTACCCCAAATTCAACAAGT GAAACTGAGAAACAATGCATTTAACGATACACTGGATATGGGAAAAACAATCGGTCAGCAACTTCAACTTGTTGATTTGGAGAACAATGAAATACCCTATGTCACTCTTGGTTCTGGTTATCAGAATACACTTGT ATTGCTAGGAAACCCAGTCTGTGATGCGGGTCTTGCAAAGACCAGTTACTGTCAGGTTAAGCAACAAGCAGAAAAGCCCTATTCTACAAGCCTGGCTAATTGTGCAAGCAAATCCTGTCCTGCTGATAAAAAAATCAGCCCACAGAGCTGTAACTGTGCTTATCCATATGAGGGAACAATGTACTTCAGAGCACCATCCTTCAGGGAGTTGTCTAATGACACTCTATTTCAGCAGCTGGAAATGAGCCTGTGGGTGAAGTTAGGCCTTACTCCTGGTTCTGTTTCTCTGCAGAACCCTTTCTTCAATGTTGATGATTATCTTCAGGTGCATTTGGGATTTTTTCCATCCGTAGGAGAGTATTTTAACAGGTCAGAGGTCCAGAGGATCGGATTTGCTTTAAGTAACCAGACTTACAAGCCTCCAAAACAATTTGGGCCCTACTACTTTATAGCTTCTCCTTACACTTTCGGCG CTGAACGTGGAAATGCCATAAGCAAAACAATTATTACAGCGATAGCTGCTGGCTGTGCCATTCTGGTGGTGTTGCTTGTTGGCCTAGGCATATATGCTGTCTGGCAAAAGAGACGGGCTGAAAGAGCCATTGGATTAAGTAAACCATTTG CATCTTGGGGTCCAAGTGGAAAAGACAGCGGAGGAGCACCTCAACTAAAAGGAGCCCGATGGTTTTCTTATGATGAACTGAAGAAATCAACCAATAACTTCTCTGAGAAAAATGAGATCGGTTCTGGAGGCTATGGCAAG GTCTACAGAGGGATGCTTCCAAGCGGACAAGTTGTTGCAATCAAACGATCACAACAAGGTTCCATGCAAGGTGGACTTGAATTCAAAACTGAGATTGAGCTGCTCTCACGAGTTCATCACAAAAACCTTGTTGGCTTGGTTGGATTCTGTTTTGAACAAGGACAACAGATCTTGATATATGAGTTCATGCCGCATGGAACTCTAAGGGAGAGTTTATCAG GGAAGAGTGGAATTTATCTAGACTGGAAAAGGAGACTTCGAGTTGCACTTGGTTCAGCAAGAGGATTGACTTATTTGCATGAGCTTGCCAACCCTCCTATAATCCACAGAGATATCAAGTCCACAAATATTCTCTTGGACGAAAATCTGACAGCTAAGGTTGCAGATTTTGGCTTGTCTAAGCTTGTTTGTGATGGTTCCAAAGGGCATGTATCCACTCAAGTTAAAGGCACACTG GGTTATCTGGATCCTGAATACTACATGACCCAACAATTGACGGAGAAAAGCGATGTGTATAGCTTTGGTGTGGTTATGCTTGAGCTGGTAACAGTTAAACAACCTATCGAAAAGGGAAAGTACATCGTCCGTGAAGTGAGAATGGCAATGGACAAGAATGATGAAGAATGCTATGGCTTAGGGAATATAATGGATCCATCCATTCGAAACACAACCACTCTAATAGGCTTCGGGAGATTTGTAGATTTGGCAATGCGATGTGTGGAAGAATCAGCTGCAGACCGCCCAACAATGAGTGAAGTGGTGAAGGAACTCGAAACAATTCTACAGAATGATGGATTGAATACGAACTCAATATCAGCATCCTCATCTGCCACAGATTTTGGAATGGCGAAAGGTGCTAAACATCTCTATGATGTGATGCCTAGGAAGGATGTTAACAGCAGTGATGCATTTGACTACAGTGGTGGATACAACATCTCAGCTAAAGTGGAACCCAAGTAA